In Cyclobacteriaceae bacterium, the DNA window GTCGCTCAGGGGCGACATCTTATCTCCGAAGTAGGCACCGGATATGATGGCACCTGCAATAACACCTTCCGATATGTCCATTGCTTTTCCAATTCCCAATAAGGCTATTCCTACTGTGGCTACCGTGGACCAGCTGGATCCTGTGGCAAGAGAGACGACGCAACAGACAATGCATGCAGCAAAAAGGAAAATAGTAGGATTTAAGATCTTCAATCCATAATAGATCATTGCAGGAACAATTCCACTGAGAAGCCATGTGCCTGAAAGAGAGCCGATCACAAGAAGGATCAGCATAGCGCCCATTGCTGAGCTGATGCTTTTAACAATACTGGATTCAATTTCTTCCCAGGTGTATCCGAGTTTGTAGGAAATGATACCCGCGATTCCGGCGGCAAGTAAGAGTGCAATCTGGTTGGCACCTGAGATCGCATCGTTACCCAATACAATCACGTTGATAGTAAGGAGAGAAATTAGTATTACGATGGGAATGAAAGCATGAACTAAATTCGGCCGCCTCTTATCTTGAGTCATTCAATGTAAATTTGATTGAACAATATAGCCTATTTAACAATTAGTCCAATCAGGCACTTAAATCATTGATGAATCTCACCCAAATTTGCCCTTTAAATTACTTAACTTAGGATTTCAACGTCCAACACTTTATGAATTCTGCAGCAGTCATCGAAAAAGCCAAACATTCGTCTTTTTGGAGGTGGATTTTGAATCAATCACTCTACCGGATGGTTCCTTTCAATGCTCCTCACAAATTTCAGGTTGTTGAGATCGGTGATCATTTTCTCAAAGCCCTTATTCCTTACCGTCGCAGTAACTTCAATCATATAAAAGGTCTTCATGCATGCGGACTTGCAACCATTTCGGAATTTGCGACAGGGTTCTTATTGCTTTCACGTCTCGACATAAAGAAATACAGATTGATCATGCGCCGTATTGAAATGGAGTATCATTATCAAGGTAAGATGGATGCATATGCTGAGTTCAGCACTTCCGATGAATGGTTTCAGAAAGAAATTATAGTTCCACTGCAAACGCAGGAGTCTGTTGAGGTTCCGTGCATTATTAAAATTCATGATGTTAAGGGAAATCACCTCACAACAGGAAAAGTTTTCTGGCAGGTCAAAGACTGGACAAAGGTGAAAACAAAACTGACTTAGTTTCTTTTTGGATCACTTTGACCTTTTTTCGCTTCCGGTTAGTCTTTATAGTTTGATCTTTCATCTTTATATTTATAAGTGTTTCTAAACCTCTGCTTATGCGAAAAATAGATCTTCTGCTTTCGGAATACGGTGAGAGCCACCAGAATGCAACCAACAAGGCAATTCACTGGATTTGTGTTCCTCTGATTTTTTTTAGTGTAATAGGATTGATTGCTTCTATTCCGCCGGGACCAGTTCAATCTTTTCTGGGAGAGGGAAATCCATATGCCAACTGGGCTACCATCGTTCTGATCTTTGCAATTGCTTATTACTTTACTTTATCGATCACGTTGACGATCGGAATGGTCTTGTTTGCGTTACTCTGTCTTTTTTTAGCGAATGCTATCTCCGCAGCCGGCATTCCGTTGTGGGCTGCAAGCCTTGGTATTTTTGTTGTGGCGTGGATCGGTCAGTTCTATGGACATAAAGTGGAAGGTAAGAAACCTTCTTTCTTAAAAGATCTGCAGTTTCTTATGATCGGACCTGCCTGGCTCATGCATTTCATTTATAAAAAAATCGGAATTCCTTACTAATTGGAGAAGGGATATAGTGTTGTAACAGAAATTTCTTCGGCATCTACTCCCGATTATAATTCCTTTTTGTTTGATGATCCGCAGCATCATTTACTTCAGGCAGATGATTGGCTGAATTTCTATTTGCTGAGAAAAGCAAATCAAAAGATCATGGCGCGTGTTTCTTTTCATGTAAAGGACCACAAGGCTTACTCCCCCATGCGGGCTTCTTTTGGTTCTTTTAACTTTTCACGCGATCTCTCTCCGCTGGTTCTCTATCAATTTATTCAAGAGTGTGAAAGACATCTGGTAAAAAAGAAAATCAGGTCTGTAAGGATCATTGAGCCACCATTATTTTACAACTCTTCCGGGGAGCTTTTGCAAACTATTTTATTCAACCTTGGATATCATGTTACTGATGCGCAAATAAGTTCGGGAATCAGAATTGACAATACTGCTTTCGATGATAAGATTGAAAGCTGGGAAAAGAGAAAGCTCAAGCAGGCAAAAGTGAAGGGCCTTACTTTTAAAAAATTACCCATCAGTGAATTGGAAACTGTTTATAAGTTTATTTTAAAATGCCGTGATCAACGGGGCCATTCTCTCAGTATGACACTTTCTGAGTTGACGGAGACTGTGAATGTATTTAAGTCATCTTTTTTTCTTTTTGGAGCCTATCACAAGAATGAACTTGCTGCGGCCTCTATTTCTATTCGCGTTCATCAGGATATACTGTATAATTTTTATTCCGGTCATTTAAAGAAGTTTGATGCCATCAGTCCTGTAGTTTTATTGATTAGTGGCATTTATAAATTCTGTGGGTCCAATAAAATCCATTTACTGGATCTCGGCACCTCCGCTGTTGAGGGTCAACCAAATTTCAGTTTGCTGGATTTCAAGTTAAGACTTGGAGCTATTCCATCTATGAAGCTTACCTTTGAAAAAGATCTGGTGTGAACAAGCCATTGGTTTCGGTTATATGTCTTTGCTTCAATCATTCGAAATTTGTTGAAGAAGCAATTCGTTCTGTACAAGACCAAACCTATCCCAATGTTGAGCTGATCATTTTGGATGATCATAGTGAAGATCAAAGTGTGGAAGTAATTCAGAGAATCCTTCCACGTCTTACGAATGCAAAATTTATCCCCATACAAAATAATCTGGGCAATTGTCGGGCTTTCAACAAAGGTCTTGAAGTTGCCAGTGGAGAATTTATCATTGACCTTTCAGCCGATGATGTACTACTTCCGGAACGAATTGAGGAAGGTGTGACCGCTTTTCAAAACGCTTCAGTTGATGCTGGTGTTAATTTTTGCGACGCCGAGCTGATAAATGCTGAGGGTAAAAGTCTGGGTCGTCATTCAGATCGCTTTCCTCACAACTCAATTCCTCAAGGTGATATCTATGCTGCAATTCTGAGAAAGTACTTTATCAATAGTCCCACTATGATGATGAAGCGTATGGTGTTTGATAGGCTGGGAGGGTATGATGAATCACTCGCTTATGAAGACTTTGATTTCCTGGTGCGTTCCTCACGTCAGTTTAAATTTATCTATACCCCGGAGGTACTTTTAAAAAGGAGAATACTATCCACATCATTGGGAAGTCATCAATATAAGCGCGGGAGTCGTCAGCTGGAATCAACTTTCAAAATCTGCGAAAAAGCTTTCCTCTTGAATAGAACTGATGAGGAATATTCTGCATTAAAAATGAGAATTCGTTACGAGTTGCGCCAGGCTCTTCTGTTGGGTGATATAAAACTTGCCTTGAATTACTTCAGACTTCTTTTGCGGTGATAACTGGTTGTCTATTTTTTAGCTTTTGATCATTTCCTGTTGTCGTAGCCCATCACCATGCTCACATAATTATTGTAGCGGTTCAAAGCAATCGTCCCTTCTTCTACCGCCAGTCGAATAGCACATTTAGGTTCCGTGAGGTGTAAACATCTTGATTCGAATTTGCATTCCGAACGTAGCTCCCGCATTTCAGGAAAGTAGTCTGAGATTTCCTGTTGTGTCATATCAACCAATCCCCATTCCTTGACACCGGGTGTATCTATAACAAATGTATTTTCGCTTATCAGAAACATTTCCGCAAAGGTGGTAGTATGGGTGCCTTTGCTTGTAAAATCTGAGACCTCGCCGGTTGTCTGCCCAAGTCCGGGTGAAAGTTTGTTGAGGAGTGTTGATTTACCCACCCCTGAATGACCAGCAATCAATGTTGTTTTATTGTTTAACAGATTATATAACTGTTTCACATCTTCATCATCCAGAGATGAAATGATGAGTGTGGTGACATTTAAAGATTCGTAAAGAGCTTTAGCCTGATCAATTTGAACCATTTCTTTTTCAGTGAGCAGGTCTTTTTTATTGAAGATCAGAATTTGCGGTATTCGGAATGATTCGGCGCTTACCAAAAACCGATCGATAAATCCAAGTGAAGTTCTTGGATGACTTACTGTTGCAATCAACAATACCTGGTCTACGTTTGCTGCAAGCACCTGACGATGACCAGTTTTCTTAACTGATTGACGAAGGATGTGATTGTCACGTTGCTTGACTTCCGAAATGGAAGCATCATTTTGGTCGAGTAGTAATTCAACCCGATCTCCAACGGCGACAGGATTAGTTTCTTTTCCTTCATCAAGACGCAGCTTGCCCTGAAGCCTGCAATTATATTTCTTTTTATCAGTGCCGATAACTTCATACCACGATCCTGTCGATTTCATTACGCGGCCTTCCATTATGAAAGATATTTTTTGCTGTAATTCACAATCCTGGAAGTTGCCCCCAGATTTTCCAAAACATATTGACGAGTCACTTCACACGCCAGCAAGAAAGTCTCTGGATGACTGATCATCATTTCATATTTTGATTTTAGTTGAGTAAAGTCACCGACTTCAAAAGCACCACCCCTGAATACAAGATCCACCGCTTCCTGATATTTCTGGTATTTTTTATTGCCGAAGAACACTGGGATTCCATAGCAAGCAGCCTCCAGTATGTTATGAAGACCTTCACCAAATGCCCCACCAACATATGCAAACTCTCCGTAATTGTATAATCGTGACAGCATTCCGATGTTGTCAATAATCAATACAGATACTTCCGGTAACGAAGCATTTCCTGCCTTCGAAAAACGGACTGTTTTCCCATCAATCGATTTTTCTATGGTGCTTAGAAACTCTTCAGAGATCTCATGAGGAGCAATGATAAATTTTAGTCTGTCTTTGTTTTCATTAATGAAAGGATAGAGGACATCCATGTCATCAGGCCAGGCGCTTCCAATGACCATTAGTTTTTGTCCATCCTTAAATTGTTTTGCTATTGCAATTTCTTCCGATTGCTGAATGATCTGATGGACGCGATCAAATCGTGTATCTCCACCCAATGTAACAGATTGTATTCCAATAGACTTTAGCAACGTGACTGACTCTTCATTTTGAACAAAAAAATGATTGAAATAACCCAACATCTTCCGAAAGAAAGATCCATATGATTGAAAAAAACTCTGGTCTTGACGAAAAATCGAGGCGATCGAGATGAGTGGAATATTCTTTTTGTTTAACTGTTCAGAATAATGGTACCAGAATTCATACTTCACAAATACAACAAGGGAAGGTTTTACATTTTCAGCAAACCATCGTGCATTCTTTTTGGTATCCCAGGGAAGATAAAATACAGCATCAGCCGTTGCATAGTTTTTCCTTACCTCATAGCCAGAAGGAGAGAAGAAAGTAAGCAGAATCTTCAGGGAAGGATTCCATACTTTCAATGCCTCCATAACGGGACGACCCTGTTCAAACTCACCTAAGGATGCGCAATGAAACCAAACCCACTTATCCTGGCTGTTGGAAGGGAAAGTTTGTTTCAATTTATCCGATTGCCGGATGCGCCCCTCGCGAAAGGCTTTTGCTTTTGGATTGAACCATGAGGCCAGCCAGTACGCACTGCTCAGAAATCGGATACCAAAGTTATAGAGTAAGACCATTCTTATTATCAGAAGTCAAAGATAGGAGATATACTCTTGCATCATCAGTGGTCAGGCGCACTTCATGCATTTTTGACTTTGTTTTGGGTTTCGTATCTTTCAATTATAAATAATCCCCTTATGACAAAAAAAATCATTTTTCTGATGCTTCTGGCAAGTCAAGCGGCGTTTGCCCAGACCAATCAGATAGCGAAATTTTTTCCGGCAGCAGCGATCGGTAATAGTACTACGCCAACGGCGACGGGATCAGCAAACGTGCAAGGATTGGTTTCTGGTTACATTAAACCGGTTGCTGAAGATTTCGGTTCTTTAATGAATAATGGATGGTATTCCACTGCAGAAAACCATAAGAAATTTGGATTCGATTTGCAGGTGACCATGAATACCATTTTTGCAAAAAGTGAGCAAAAGACTTTCCTCCCAAGCGGACTTACAGGAGTTTCCTATAATGGTTCTGGAACCAGTGATCCTGCTCCAACAGCCTACGGTGAAGAAACATCTATCCCAAGATTTGTTTTCAACAGCGGCCCTAATACACTTATTCCTTTTCTGGGACCTGGTGGTGGAAACATCAGCAAGGATGTTCCCATCGGATCATTGGTTGTTCCTACAATCACAGGTGGTATTGGATTATTTGCAAATACAGATCTGAGATTCCGTTATACTCCAGCAGTTACATTGAGCGGAACAGAATTGAAGAATTGGGGAGTTGGTATCCAACATGATATCAAGCAGCATATTCCGGGTATTAAAATGGCACCTTTCCACCTTTCATTATTATTGGCTTACTCACAGTTGACAGCCACTACTGATCTGAAAGGATACTATTTTGATGGAGCAACTTCAAATACCTATAATAATCAAAATGGAATCGGTGAAACAAAAGGATACACTGCACAGATTCTTGTAAGCAAAACATTTGCTGTTATAACATTTTATGGTGCTATTGGATACAACAGCTCTAAGACTACTTATGATATCACAGGAAGCTATTATGTGAATCAAACTGAAAGTGGAATTCCATTGGCTCAGCCGGTTCTTTTGACGAATCCATTTCATGAAGAATATTCAGTTAGTGGCGTAAGGGCAACAGGTGGTATTCGTTTGAAATTCGGACCGATTGCATTGAACAGTGATTACTCATATGTGAATTCCAACGGCATGCTTACTGCAGGTTTCGGATTCTCCGTCAGATAATCATAAATTCTAAAGAAATAAAAGCCTTCGTTACATTGTAGCGAAGGCTTTTATTTTGAATATCAAATTACTGAATGATTATTTTCCAGTGAACGTGGGTTTTCTTTTCTCTATAAATGCTTTCATTCCTTCTTTCTGATCTTCGCTCGCAAATGTGAGATAGAAGTTCTTTCGTTCAAACATTAGTCCTTCATCCAATAAAGTTTCGAAGGAACGGTTGATTGATTCTTTTGCGAGCTGTACCGCAACCGGCGACATTGCTGCAATTTCTTTGGCAAGATTGACAGCTTCCAGTAAGTAAAATTCTACAGGCACCACTTTTATAACCAGTCCGTAAAAGAGTGCATCTTCTGCTGATAGGAATCTTCCGGTAAGAATAAGTTCCATTGCTTTTGCTTTTCCCACCGCTTTGGTAAGTCGTTGAGTGCCACCCGCACCTGGTATGGTTCCAAGTTTTATTTCCGGTTGACCGAATTTTGCAGTCTCCGATGCAATGATCATATCGCAGGTCATTGCAAATTCACATCCACCGCCCAAGGCAAATCCCGAAACTGCTGCAATGATTGGTTTTTTTGTTTTGCGGATCTGGTCCCAGGTGCTGAACTGATCCAGCATAAGCATATCCATCGCGGTCTTGTCAGCCATCTGCTTGATGTCTGCACCGGCAGCGAACGCTTGTTCATTGCCCGTGATGATAATAACCCTTACTGAGTCATCTTTGTCAAGAACCTGAAGTGCGTCGCGAACCTCACCCATCAACTGGGGATTTAGTGCGTTGAGTTCTTTAGGACGATACAATTCTATTAATGCTACGAAGGGAGCATATTGATTGTTGACTTTAATTAATTCCATGAAAATAGATTTGAGTGCAATTTAATGATCAGAGGATCAAAAATCCCATAAAAAAAGGAAACACCCCAACCCGAGGTGTTTCCAAACCAAAAACCGATAAAATGTGCTATACCTGATTAATTCTTTTCAAACTTACGTTGTAACCCTACTCTTCCTATTTTTATTAAATTTTTACTTCTAATGACACGAATTCTTTTTGTTTGCCTTGGCAATATCTGCCGCTCACCGCTTGCAGAAGCAATTTTTATTCATCAGATCACCGAAAAAAACCTTCAGAATCATTTTAAGATTGCTTCTTGTGGAACCGCGAATTATCATGTTGGTGATCAGCCTGATTCCCGTACAATCAGGAATGCATTAAAGAATGGAATAAAGATAGACCACATTGGCAGGCAATTCTCTGTAAAAGATTTTGAAGATTATGACTTGATCATTCCTATGGATCAAAGTAATCTCAATAACATCATGCGGCTTCCCGGTGCCGAAAAATATGGCGATAAGATCAAACTTATGCGCACGTTTGACTCTGAAGATATTGGATCTGACGTTCCTGATCCGTGGTCGGGAGGAGAGAGTGATTTTCAGAACGTTTTTGAAATACTGACGAGATCAATGAAGGGTTTTATTAGTACATTAAAATAATTTAATGCTTCAGTTTTTTACCAATACCTGAAGCGTACTCCTTGACAATTGCTCTAATAGAACGCCTTTCATATTCCTGTACTTGTCTGAACTGATCATATCGTAATTTTTCACAGTGATCAATGTAAGTCCGGTATTGTAGTAAACTTCAAAGTGACTGGAAAGTCGCTCAGTGAGCTGCAATACTTTGTCCTCACGAAAATCAATACAAAAGGAGAATGAGATTGCTGAATTCTGCATTACATTGATCTTAATGTTTAGTTCAGATAATGCCTTAAAAATAGAACTGAGTTGCTCTTCATTGATAAAGGTGTAATCCGTTACCCTGCAGGAGACCAGGCATTGGTTGTCTTTAAACACAATCAAGGGAGGAAGTGCGCTGATCTTCGTTTCGTGGATGATGGTTCCTGGCAAGGAGGGATCATCAAAGTTCTTTACATACAATGGAATATTATTGTTTGCTAGCGGTTTGATGGTTTTTGGATGAATAACCGATGCGCCATAGTATGTCATTTCCGCTGCTTCCCGGAAGGGGAGTTCTTCAAAGACTACAGCTTCCGGCAAACGACGAGGATCAGCATTCATAACGCCAGGAACATCTTTCCAGATTGTCACTGAGTCTGCGTGAAGGCATGAAGCGAAGATTGCAGCTGTATAATCAGAACCATCCCGACCCAGAGTGATCGTGTATTTTCCATGACCTCCTATAAATCCTTGCGTGAGAATTATTTTTTCATCGATGAGGGATCGTAAGGTGTTAATGCGTTGATCTGTTTCGGTCCAGTCTACTTTTCCTTCACGGAAAGTTTCATCAGTGATAATGTACTTACGGGCATCGAGCCATTGCATGCTTAATCCCTGTTCAGCGATAAAATCACAAACGATTAATGTGGATACAATTTCTCCAATAGATACCACCTGATCATATAACTGATCATGAGGCATTTTTGCTTTCAATAAATCAGGGATACTGTCGAACTCATGGGCCACCTTTTGCCAGATAGGACTCTCAGTTTTGAAGAGTTCACGCATGATATTCTCATGGTATATGCGACTGGACTCTATCTCTTCCTGAAAATTTTTTCCTTTCTGATATTGATCAATTACCCGCTCGAGGGCATTGGTAGTCTTTCCCATGGCAGATACCACTACAAGGATTTTTTCTTTTGAATATCTCTTAACGATACTTGCTACCTGACGGATGCCTTTTGCACTGTTAACCGACGCTCCACCGAATTTGAATATCTGCATGAATTAAATTTAGAACGAAAGATAAAAGATAAAACACCTTTTGACATTGTTGAACCTGTTTTCATAGTTACTTTTCAAATGTAGGATGTCTTTCATCTTTCTTTATTGATTACTCTGTTTGTGGTCCTTTTTTTCTGTCTTTTTAGTCCATTTCAATCGATTGCATTAACTTTACCTCCCAAAGAATAACAAGTATGGAACAGTCCCGCATTGCTCACTCTATCGGAATCGCCCTTGACCGGTTTATAAAGAATAACCAGGAGCAGTTTCAATACGCCAGCGGCGAACTTTCGCAATTACTGAGAGACATAGCCTTGGCATCAAAGGTGGTAAACCGGGAAGTAAACAAAGCCGGACTTATTGACATCATGGGTGCTTTGGGTTCTCAAAACTCGGCAGGAGATGAGCAACAAAAGCTTGACGTGCTGGCCAACATCCGCTTTACTAGGGCGCTTTCGAAAGGCGGAGAAGTATGTGCCTTGATCTCTGAAGAGACAGAATCATTTGTCGACCTCAACAACGAAGGAAAGTATGTAATTGCGATTGATCCACTCGATGGATCCTCCAATATTGATGTTAACGTTTCTATCGGGACAATCTTCTCAGTGTATAGAAGAAAAAGTCCTGAGGGTACACCCATACAGAACATTGATATTCTGCAGAAGGGAAGTGAGCAGGTAGCGGCCGGTTATATATTGTATGGATCAAGCACGATGCTCGTGTACACCACGGGCCATGGTGTCAACGGATTTACGTACGAACCAACACTGGGAGAGTATTTTCTTTCTCATCCTGATCTTAAAATGCCTGAAGACGGAAGGATTTTTTCGGTAAATGAAGGTTCATTCAACTCGTTTTCAGAAGGTGTGAAGGGTTATTTAAATTATTGCAAAGGTCAAAATTTCATGGCACGCTACATAGGTTCGCTGGTAGCCGACTTCCACCGCAATATGCTGAAGGGAGGAATTTATATTTATCCTGCAAATGCCAAAGACAAAGGAGGAAAACTCCGATTGATGTATGAGTGTAATGCCTTGGCATACCTTGCAGAACAGGCTGGGGGACTTGCTACTGATGGTAAGAAAAGGATATTGGACATTCAGCCTTTAACACTCCATCAACGTACACCTTTTTATGTGGGTTCAAAGAAAATGGTTGAGAAGGCGGAAAGCTTTGGGTGAAAATATGAAGCATATTTTTTCACTATCCATTCCAACCTATTTCCATGTTGAGTGGTCTAATGAGAAATAGCAGAATTATGAAGAACATTCCATTGCTCCTGCTTGCAGTAACGTTTTTGATGACCTCTTGTAAGAAAGATGAGGTCAAAAAGAAGGAAGGAGTCGATCCCCTTGCGTCGGGCGTTTACAAAGGTGAATTTTACAGAGGAGGTCCACTGATTGATGCAATTTCTTCACATGTGACAATTGTGGTCACTGATAATAAATTTGAAGGATCCAGTGATGTTTCAAATTATCCATCCATTTGTTCCGGCACTTTCTCAGTAAGCGGAAGTAAAATCAATTTTTCGAACGCTTGTGCTTTCACTGCTAATTTTGATTGGACGTTGATTTTAGGCGGAGAATATGACCTGGAGGTAAACGGAAACGAAGTTATCATGATTCATCGATATGATGATGGCAACTTTGATCGTTATAGATTGTCGAAGCAATAAAATAAGTCACTTCTTTTTTCTCCTGTTTTAGCATTTCGTCGGAATCGCCCCTCACGATTGTCGTTTTTAAGCCTTTCTATGTTTAGGGGGTTGAGTAATTTCGTTACGTCAACACAAAAAAACATAAAGACTTAAATTCAAAAACATGGATCATTCAATTGTTTCTTGCCTCTGGTGTGATGGTAATGCCAGGGAAGCAGCGGATTATTATTGTTCAATCTTTAAAAATTCAAAGATCACTGATGCTAATCCGATGGTCGTGGCCTTTGAATTGAATGGATCAAAATTCATTGGATTGAATGGCGGACCGAACTTCAAATTTAACGAAGCAGTTTCTTTTGTTGTAAACTGTGATACCCAGGAAGAGATTGACCATTACTGGAACAGTCTGATTGCAAATGGTGGCAATGAAAGCATGTGCGGTTGGTTAAAGGATAAGTTTGGTGTCTCCTGGCAGATCGTTCCATCCATGCTCGGCAAGTTGATGTCGGATCCTGAAAAAGGAAATCGAGCGATGCAGGCACTTTTAAAAATGAAGAAACTTGATATTGCAAAGCTTAAAGCAGCATAGAAATAAATAGTAATTTTAGATTCCAACCTGAACGTCGGAACATGTGTCTAAGAGTTATTAATACTGAAAAATCTTAGCTATGAAAAAACTGATCCTTCCGATATTCCTGATTTTGATCTTAATCTCTTGTGAAAAAGAGAAGATTGCACCAATTCCAGCAAATTGTACAGAGAAATGGATTCTTGTGCGGATGACTGGAAACTTTGCAAATCAGCCACCACTTGTAGGTGCAGATATGGACTGGCAGGAGTCACTTTACTTTTATCCTAATGGAAAGTTTCTTAAATCAAGAGAGCGAAATGGTGCTATTGTAGAGGCGGGTGGTACTTTTCAAATAACAACGATAAGCTATCAAAAGTACGTTGAGTTAGTCTATGATTCCGAAAATGAATTGATTGCAACCTGTGAGGCAGGATTGAAAGAATATCTGATGGTAAATTCTGATTCTGAATTATCAGGAACCTGGATGGCTTGTGATGGCCCGGGTTTGTATTATGAAAAACTTGGATTCATTTGTGCCTTCAATGGAGATCAATAATCTTGAAAGCAGTTGGTGAAGCTGCCAACTGCTTTTTATAATTACTTACTTTCTTCCTTTTTACTTTCTTCAAGTATCTCCGGTGCGTATTGTAAAATAACGCCATACCATCTTACCAGCTTCTTAATATCAGAAACATATACTCGATTTTCATCATATTCAGGCAGCACTGATTTCAGGAATGCTTTCAACTCTGATGGATCTGAATTGATATCGACACCTGTATCATTATTGAATTCTTTTTTGATCTTCTTTAAAACATCTCCCAATGGAATTGTTCCTTCTTTTGTAGTGGTATAAATCGAGATTTCTTCCAGCAAAGATATCCGGTTGCTTGCGCTGGCAACCATTCTGCTTTTCGCCTCATCAAGAGATTCCAACAGAACGCCCGTATTTCCTGGTTTTAAAATTTTGTACAATCCACCTTTTCCGGAAACGCTAGCGAGATCTTTTAATTCCATCGTTTATACTTTAATATGATTAGCAAAAATAAGGATTCAATTTGAATATGAAGTGAGATTACGCAGTGTTTGATAAAGAAAAGCCAGAAGCGGAGATTCAGAATCAAACGAGTGAAATTATTTTTTTACACCCGTAAGAAGGGATCCGATATACCCCAGCAGTTGGTCCTTACCTTCATGTTTTTCTGATGACGTCAGAAACATTGGGGGAAGTTCAGCCCAGGTCACTTTTAAAGTGTCTTCCCATCTTTTTATGGATATCAACAATTCACTTCGTTTCAACTTA includes these proteins:
- a CDS encoding VOC family protein; this translates as MDHSIVSCLWCDGNAREAADYYCSIFKNSKITDANPMVVAFELNGSKFIGLNGGPNFKFNEAVSFVVNCDTQEEIDHYWNSLIANGGNESMCGWLKDKFGVSWQIVPSMLGKLMSDPEKGNRAMQALLKMKKLDIAKLKAA
- a CDS encoding DUF5606 domain-containing protein; the protein is MELKDLASVSGKGGLYKILKPGNTGVLLESLDEAKSRMVASASNRISLLEEISIYTTTKEGTIPLGDVLKKIKKEFNNDTGVDINSDPSELKAFLKSVLPEYDENRVYVSDIKKLVRWYGVILQYAPEILEESKKEESK
- the fbp gene encoding class 1 fructose-bisphosphatase; this encodes MEQSRIAHSIGIALDRFIKNNQEQFQYASGELSQLLRDIALASKVVNREVNKAGLIDIMGALGSQNSAGDEQQKLDVLANIRFTRALSKGGEVCALISEETESFVDLNNEGKYVIAIDPLDGSSNIDVNVSIGTIFSVYRRKSPEGTPIQNIDILQKGSEQVAAGYILYGSSTMLVYTTGHGVNGFTYEPTLGEYFLSHPDLKMPEDGRIFSVNEGSFNSFSEGVKGYLNYCKGQNFMARYIGSLVADFHRNMLKGGIYIYPANAKDKGGKLRLMYECNALAYLAEQAGGLATDGKKRILDIQPLTLHQRTPFYVGSKKMVEKAESFG